One genomic window of Nicotiana sylvestris chromosome 10, ASM39365v2, whole genome shotgun sequence includes the following:
- the LOC104249049 gene encoding L-ascorbate oxidase homolog — protein sequence MFTLIPFYSQLIRKSRTRKMPLKLAVAVFLVALLVVNTVAESPYRFYEFNVTYGTISPLGVKQKGILINGQFPGPDIYSVTNDNVIINVFNYLDEPFLISWNGIQNRRNSFQDGVWGTTCPIPPGKNFTYVLQVKDQIGSFYYFPSTAFHKAAGGFGGFRILSRPGIPVPFPEPAGDFTVLIGDWYKSNHTYLKSILDRNHKLPFVDGILINGQGRNGASFTVEQGKTYRLRICNVGLEHSLNFRIQDHKMTLVEVEGTHTMQEIYSSLDVHVGQCYSVLFTADQAPKDFYIVASNRFSSILIDTTAVLHYSNSNQQVSGFPPGGPTIEIGWSLNQARSIRTNLSASGPRPNPQGSYHYGMINTTRTIRLANSAGQVNGKQRYAVNSVSFVPTDTPLKLVDYFKIGGFTVGNIPDAPPGGGIHLDTSVLQTDYRTFIEIVFENKEGIMQSWHLNGYAFWVVGMDGGKWTPASRNQYNLRDAVSRSTTQVYPKSWTAIYIALDNVGLWNLRSEFWARQYLGQQLYMNVYTESTSLRDVYPIPINALLCGKVAGRHKRPL from the exons atgttcaCTTTAATTCCCTTCTACTCCCAACTCATCAGAAAATCAAGAACAAGAAAAATGCCACTAAAACTAGCAGTAGCTGTGTTTTTAGTGGCACTATTAGTTGTGAATACAGTAGCAGAGAGTCCTTACAGATTCTATGAATTTAATGTTACTTATGGCACCATTTCTCCTCTTGGTGTTAAACAAAAG GGAATTCTGATCAATGGCCAATTCCCTGGTCCTGACATTTACTCTGTTACTAATGACAATGTTATCATCAACGTCTTCAACTACTTGGATGAGCCTTTTCTTATTTCATG gaatgGAATTCAAAACAGGAGAAACTCATTCCAAGACGGAGTATGGGGAACGACGTGCCCAATTCCACCAGGGAAGAATTTCACATACGTTTTGCAAGTGAAGGATCAAATAGGGAGCTTCTACTATTTTCCTTCTACTGCATTTCACAAAGCTGCAGGTGGTTTTGGAGGATTCAGGATCCTCAGCAGGCCTGGAATTCCTGTTCCTTTCCCTGAACCTGCTGGTGATTTCACCGTCCTTATTGGTGATTGGTACAAGAGCAATCACACG TACTTGAAATCAATTCTTGACAGAAACCACAAGTTGCCTTTTGTTGATGGCATTCTTATCAATGGTCAAGGCCGTAATGGTGCTTCCTTCACAGTTGAGCAAG GGAAAACTTATAGACTGAGGATATGCAATGTTGGATTGGAACATTCACTCAACTTCCGAATCCAAGATCATAAAATGACATTGGTGGAAGTAGAGGGTACACACACAATGCAAGAGATTTATTCCTCCCTTGATGTTCATGTTGGACAATGCTACTCTGTCCTCTTCACAGCTGACCAAGCTCCTAAGGATTTCTACATTGTTGCTTCAAACCGTTTCTCGTCTATTCTTATTGATACCACTGCTGTACTTCACTACAGCAACTCTAACCAGCAAGTCTCCGGCTTCCCCCCTGGTGGTCCGACCATTGAAATTGGTTGGTCGCTTAACCAGGCTCGTTCTATCAG GACCAACTTATCGGCTAGTGGACCAAGGCCAAATCCACAAGGATCATACCATTATGGTATGATCAACACAACTAGAACTATCAGACTTGCAAACTCTGCTGGACAAGTCAATGGAAAGCAGAGATATGCTGTCAACAGTGTGTCCTTTGTGCCAACTGATACTCCGCTCAAGCTTGTTGATTACTTCAAGATTGGAGGCTTTACTGTAGGAAACATACCTGACGCCCCACCCGGTGGAGGAATTCACCTCGATACATCTGTTTTGCAGACTGACTATAGGACATTCATTGAGATTGTATTCGAGAACAAGGAGGGGATCATGCAGAGTTGGCATCTTAATGGCTACGCTTTCTGGGTTGTAGG TATGGACGGAGGAAAATGGACTCCGGCTAGTAGGAACCAATACAATCTACGCGATGCAGTTTCACGAAGCACAACTCAG GTGTATCCCAAGTCATGGACAGCAATATATATTGCATTGGACAATGTGGGACTGTGGAACCTTAGGTCCGAGTTTTGGGCTCGACAGTATCTTGGACAGCAGTTATACATGAATGTATACACAGAATCAACCTCTTTGCGAGATGTATATCCCATTCCAATTAACGCTCTTCTATGTGGCAAAGTGGCTGGCAGGCATAAAAGACCGCTTTAG